A single region of the Sorghum bicolor cultivar BTx623 chromosome 9, Sorghum_bicolor_NCBIv3, whole genome shotgun sequence genome encodes:
- the LOC8068696 gene encoding uncharacterized protein LOC8068696: MASSKISLKLLIDNKAKKVLFAEAGKEFVDFVFSLLTLPIGAVAKLVSAGTMDGSVGRLYESVDRMGSSYLQPGTDRSDLLQPKVLHPDARELLLLRGRGGDDESPIGRFRLYTCAGYCATAAAEANVTCPQCKLLMATEVSFVLPYAAAAAAAAASSSSAPGGDEGAGGYVKGVVTYMVTDGLEVTPMSAISSITLINKFTAGKDVELAEKFVTVGTDEGLALLKAVLRSDTVLSDVFLARKK; encoded by the exons ATGGCGTCCTCCAAGATCTCCCTGAAGCTCCTGATCGACAACAAGGCGAAGAAGGTGCTGTTCGCGGAGGCAGGCAAGGAGTTCGTGGACTTCGTCTTCAGCCTCCTCACCCTCCCCATCGGCGCCGTGGCGAAGCTCGTCTCCGCGGGCACCATGGACGGCAGCGTGGGCCGGCTGTACGAGAGCGTCGACCGCATGGGCTCCTCCTACCTGCAGCCGGGCACGGACCGCTCCGACCTGCTGCAGCCCAAGGTGCTGCACCCGGACGCCCgcgagctcctcctcctccgcggccgcggcggcgacgacgagtcCCCGATCGGGAGGTTCCGCCTCTACACCTGCGCGGGCTactgcgccaccgccgccgccgaggccaACGTTACGTGCCCGCAGTGCAAGCTGCTCATGGCCACCGAGGTTTCCTTCGTCCTGCCGTACGCcgccgctgcggcggcggcggcggcttcttCTTCCTCGGCGCCGGGTGGCGACGAGGGCGCAGGAGGGTACGTCAAGGGGGTTGTCACCTATATGGTAACCGACGGGCTCGAGGTCACCCCCATGTCGGCCATCTCCAGCATCACCCTCATCAACAAGTTCACCGCCGGCAAGGACGTCGAGCTCGCCGAGAAGTTCGTCACCGTCGGCACCGACGAG GGGCTGGCTCTTCTCAAGGCCGTGCTGCGTTCGGACACCGTGCTCTCGGATGTCTTCCTGGCTAGGAAGAAGTGA
- the LOC8068695 gene encoding uncharacterized protein LOC8068695 — MDVFNGVRFVRLRCCARRGKYLAADADGSSVCLTGQRGVHNAVWAVHHAAGPDGGPCVLLRGAYGRYLLATSVQAGTGPSNGVVTAQDGLGGAPPPPGMLWQAIPRRTTFVIRSGTGRYLRANGRYLRWRRAVTSAGDNGSTMMQWDIENVPIRMTRPCILDPTYQLTHARRRPLTESEVARQIRYVRGETDGSVNEGAWRTMQLNTHNLMQLRLTLACRLGASRDVTRTTLCVRAGRHAHLSPLLVDLPIGNDRIDIVIINHGTPADNDLRYPDLHAPRILDNCKVSDK, encoded by the exons ATGGACGTGTTCAACGGGGTGCGGTTCGTGCGGCTGCGGTGCTGCGCGCGGCGGGGCAAGTACCTGGCGGCGGACGCCGACGGGTCGAGCGTGTGCCTGACGGGGCAGCGCGGCGTGCACAACGCGGTGTGGGCGGTGCACCACGCGGCGGGGCCCGACGGCGGGCCATGCGTGCTCCTCCGCGGCGCCTACGGCCGGTACCTGCTGGCCACCAGCGTGCAGGCCGGCACGGGTCCTTCCAACGGCGTGGTCACCGCGCAGGACGGGCTCGGCGGCGCGCCTCCGCCGCCGGGAATGCTGTGGCAGGCCATCCCGCGACGGACCACCTTCGTCATCCGTAGCGGCACGGGACGGTACCTCCGCGCCAATGGCCGGTACCTCCGGTGGCGTAGGGCCGTCACCTCCGCCGGCGATAATGGCAGCACCATGATGCAGTGGGACATCGAGAACGTGCCTATCAGGATGACTCGCCCCTGCATTCTTGATCCCACCTACCAG CTGACGCatgcgcggcggcggccgctgaCGGAGAGCGAGGTGGCGCGGCAGATCCGGTACGTGCGCGGCGAGACGGACGGGAGCGTGAACGAGGGGGCGTGGAGGACGATGCAGCTCAACACGCACAACCTGATGCAGCTGCGCCTCACGCTGGCGTGCCGCCTCGGCGCAAGCAGGGACGTCACCCGCACCACCCTCTGCGTCCGCGCCGGCCGCCACGCACACCTCAGCCCACTGCTCGTCGACCTGCCCATCGGCAACGACCGCATCGACATTGTCATCATCAACCACGGCACACCAG CGGACAACGATTTGCGGTACCCAGATTTGCATGCTCCAAGAATTTTAGATAACTGCAAGGTCTCTGACAAATGA